Genomic window (Chionomys nivalis chromosome 7, mChiNiv1.1, whole genome shotgun sequence):
GAGAACTTGTAGAGCAAAAGAGATTGAACCAGACCCCGTGTCATCCTTTACCTTGTCTCGATTTTCCTCCGACAGATTCCTCAAGCCCCTCAGCTCCACGAACACCTCGTAGTGTGGGGCAGAACCATCACAGGAGTCTGAGGACAAAGCCACCCGCACACACAGTTCCTGAGGACAAAGTGGCTGCCAGAGCCTCTGCCTTCACATCTTCCCTATTCTAAGATTCACGGGGGCGGGGGCGATTCTCAGTGACAAGTAGCAAATAGAGGGGAACCTAGACCCAACACTTGGGTATGAGAAAGGTCAGGAATGAAAATGggtggagccgggcagtggtggcagaggcaggcggatctctgtgagttcaaggccagcctggtctccaggacagctaggactgttacaaagagaaaccctgtcttgaaaaaaaaaaaaaaaaaaaaaaaaaggtggaggcTGTGTTGGGAGGCATGGGAGGGGAGTTAGATACAGAGAGGAACTTTTGTTAGGAGCAGTGGAGAAGACTGAGTTGAATCCCTTCCTAGATGTCTCTGGTCAGGGTGAACATGGGTAGGGGATAACCAGACCCAATGCTAGAAATGCTTACCCAGAATGCCACTCTCCACACAGGCATAGTCCAACAGCTTGGCCCCTGGCCACTGCCCCACTGCTTGGGTCAGGGCCGCAGAGAAGGTATTCTCATCAGTAACTTCTCCTCGAACGCTCAGGGTCTGTCTCAGcctgagggaagaaggaggagggagtggaCCCAAGGGACAGGGGCAGCCCCTCGGCATCCCCAGGGTCACCTACCTGCGGGTGAACCTGACCACAGGACACTGATTGTAGGCACTGACCACCTGGACCACATCTCCCAGGCGGCACCTGAGTAGTGGGGTTAGGGAGAAGAGTGAACTTGTGGTCCCCTCCCAAGGGCAGGACATCAGAGGTGACGGGGCCAGTAGGGATCACCTGGTCAGGCTGGCGTGGTCAGTCAGCACCAACTCATACTCCTCTTCCCTTTGGACGTCAGTAAGAAGGAGAGTGGAGGTTGCCTCCTCTTGGGTTCCTTCCTTGATTGGAAGCAGCTCAATAAAGGGGACTCCAGGGGGCAGAAGATAGGATCCTTGGGGTTGCTCTGGCCACAGGTTTAGGGCCATCACCCCTATAGAGAACAAAAAAATCTTGTTAACCACATTCCTTTCTGCTAGGCAACAGTAGACAGCAATGCCTCATTCTGGACCACAGGCCCAGCTTCTCTGAGCATCTGGTCCTCCTGCTCCAGCTTTTCAGGATACCCCCCAGGTCTAGCCTGCACAGATGCCGTGGTTCCACAAGGATCAGCATTGAAAGCAAATCCTGGTACCACCCGAGTCTGTGTGAGATGCTAGGTCTCAATGAACCTTGGCATGCTCAGCTGTCAGTCAGCGCTAGTAACCCACACCATCCCAGGCACTGAGAAGGATTCAAGAAGATAGGCGGCTGGACGCACAATagctagctgtgtgacctttgcCCCCAGCCCCACCTGCATCCAAGCCCCGCATCAAGCTGACCTCCAGAGGCAGCATAAGCAGGAGAGAAGAAGGCTAGCCCTTGGCACCACAAGGCCTTAAGGGCAGCCACAGCTTCTGCCTGGCCTCCTGCATCCAAGGTCACCACCACCTGCAGCTTTGGCCAGAGCCGAAGGGCCAAACCTCGGGGTCCCTGCTCCAATGCTTCCTGTAGTTCAGCGGCTCGGCTGGGGAGAGGTGTTCCTAGCTTCCCGGATGCTATGGCCTCAGCTAGTTCTTCGCCATCTGCCTCCAGGCCCACAAAGACATCCAGGAGCTCCACTGCAGTCCTTGCCTCCAGTGCCCTCAGCCCTGGGGACATCAGTGCCTCCAGTAGCAGAGTCCGAGTGTCCTTGGATCCGAGGGGGCTTACCCGGCCCAAGGCATGCCTGAGCCAGGGGACAGAGCCGGGCCATGGGGATGTAGGGGTAACACAGGCAGAACTTCCTGGAGTCAACACTTCTGGGTAGGCCTTGTTTAGGGTGACTAGACCCAACAGGGTGACCTGGAGGGATGAAATAAGATAGACTGTTATTTAGACTTCAGAATCAGACCCAGCTACTACTGTGGGCCTTCTGTGTACATCCTTCGATAAGGGTTTGctgctgtggggtgggggtgcctCTGTTTACCTGCAGAGAAGCCTCTTGGTGGTACTGGGGTGCGGTAGGGGGCAGGAGCTGCTCTTCGCTTTCTTCCTGCTGGACTTGGCTGGTTTTGGTCAGTGGGAGCTGCTTCCGGAAGGTGCTCATGTCTGTAGCCCCCCAAAATACCAGAAATTCCTCAGGAAGTGAGAAGAATGTGGAGACCCTCCAGGAAGGAACGCAGGAGGGGTCTGGAAAGTGGGGTGAGGGCTAGTACAGGACCCAGCAAAGGAAAATCCATCTTAACAGGAGAATCAGGTGTGAGCTGTGGTGGGGCTCTGGGCCAGGCCACAGAGTATTGGTAGTAAATGAACCGGGCCTTTGGGTTCTagactctggtgtgtgtgtgctctttctcTTTGGGTCACTT
Coding sequences:
- the Ghdc gene encoding GH3 domain-containing protein isoform X1 is translated as MLLWLLLLLPLLAMLWQQRPSWLILLRHQVAWRVLAWEAAWQQRKLEQSTLRAGQSQQQALVWCLKRAQSSCCLPRGITDMSTFRKQLPLTKTSQVQQEESEEQLLPPTAPQYHQEASLQVTLLGLVTLNKAYPEVLTPGSSACVTPTSPWPGSVPWLRHALGRVSPLGSKDTRTLLLEALMSPGLRALEARTAVELLDVFVGLEADGEELAEAIASGKLGTPLPSRAAELQEALEQGPRGLALRLWPKLQVVVTLDAGGQAEAVAALKALWCQGLAFFSPAYAASGGVMALNLWPEQPQGSYLLPPGVPFIELLPIKEGTQEEATSTLLLTDVQREEEYELVLTDHASLTRCRLGDVVQVVSAYNQCPVVRFTRRLRQTLSVRGEVTDENTFSAALTQAVGQWPGAKLLDYACVESGILDSCDGSAPHYEVFVELRGLRNLSEENRDKLDHCLQEVSPHYKSLRRRGSVGPVKVHLVGPGSFRVLREALAACPSSSFPPEMPRVLRLSHLAQLLQKRVIS
- the Ghdc gene encoding GH3 domain-containing protein isoform X2, coding for MLLWLLLLLPLLAMLWQQRPSWLILLRHQVAWRVLAWEAAWQQRKLEQSTLRAGQSQQQALVWCLKRAQSSCCLPRGITDMSTFRKQLPLTKTSQVQQEESEEQLLPPTAPQYHQEASLQVTLLGLVTLNKAYPEVLTPGSSACVTPTSPWPGSVPWLRHALGRVSPLGSKDTRTLLLEALMSPGLRALEARTAVELLDVFVGLEADGEELAEAIASGKLGTPLPSRAAELQEALEQGPRGVMALNLWPEQPQGSYLLPPGVPFIELLPIKEGTQEEATSTLLLTDVQREEEYELVLTDHASLTRCRLGDVVQVVSAYNQCPVVRFTRRLRQTLSVRGEVTDENTFSAALTQAVGQWPGAKLLDYACVESGILDSCDGSAPHYEVFVELRGLRNLSEENRDKLDHCLQEVSPHYKSLRRRGSVGPVKVHLVGPGSFRVLREALAACPSSSFPPEMPRVLRLSHLAQLLQKRVIS